In Scomber japonicus isolate fScoJap1 chromosome 7, fScoJap1.pri, whole genome shotgun sequence, one genomic interval encodes:
- the LOC128362043 gene encoding sterile alpha motif domain-containing protein 9-like — protein MKRSTTKPPPEIEKWTKEDVHQWLMTQVKVHESCADRFFEEEVSGDILVVFEKTDILELGIKHGPAVKITSYLERLKEGSQHASQFPAYLENWTKEQVNQWLLQHVKIYSKYAERLQEEDVSGDCLVCFKKQDLLELDVKSGPAVKILAELRQLYEKPEPTLQPIPHTSTDQQATPKSIKPEESLANATAIQQAEEMVGRMSEKVHLPVKRTSEKEEIQQTKAEVLVSKRKETVAITVEIQKTLDDLLKEDLKRFHFNLQQHTNSKCKPIPRGKLEGKDTMDTAKLLTEHYGSNEALQVTLEVLKEISQCDLACHLERNMGQLKQQCHSKEALKKEANQGDKLKNLLTCGGNSLDHYDRFVVVVNKSSPEQVQNLQFLSKLKLFCVLDYDPESAAKGGLCYSYRESRVANQHTPSQYQGQTETVIKNLNLYKQTSWVFCNGRHDLDSDSNRKLDYKNWLRKSCRDVEQLISFICNPEVLLQGRSLIIFLLLSPVDTEKDPIFDTYKSFLKHTEEKNIITICDSQSTYEKWRELIQDKCDCDIDTQSIYELILTEVNGTVMALGPFNQSSERLLPSSDFSAVVLKQKDKDLMTALDILCLNHCENIYDENNQDFYDFRIKVEEEFYRGGKVKWWNFYFCDKDTEKPFIKRDKYENVKKMIRSQRTYSKNACVLLNLFHHPGCGGTTLAMHVMWDLRQEFRCAVLKDNTLPKDEVAIQVLKLMQLESEKPSPVLLLVDDSQETKNPYDLVSCIRKAVEDFSNTHMDDVQNCKVIILNCVRSHNPKEQYRQDNSSPCQFITASLTSEEQKEFEKKLKELEETHEKPENFYSFMIMKSNFDTDYVDDLARNTLESFDFSKKEARLFAFLALLNTFVAESEISLSLCEDFLGLKVIRWREDSVLDRMTPYSNFLIIDTDEEWGGYKGVRILHHTIAWACLKELERSRYLKVSDISMEILHCDLFFSARVVKDRFMQSIQRMLIERQRKKDGDERELFSPFIEKIHSQQGRQTVQEIFVRASSRFETSASIPQALARYLYINERDFPEALKWADKAMKIKQNSYTFDTIGQVYKSNLKSNIQREKQEATHNPEDLNTNIKIADNAIRAFKRAQELASTDDEPEEEVPDDESDDYPRKSYNVYGYVGVLEIAFLIFEILGRLPFFEESGPMKKKYLQSFLKKSIPITSVHKTDNEINNRYVEIIKEHEPFIVNLKPQVKETFELLDCYFTYTKGNNSEFDSKNRWTVCALFKKYVNLFCTTPEGIKTERQNNPNLNLKMDIEERRLFLEMNQADTFVGVLQHLDKPAEEIERVTECYAFLQQQQQQQHFIHKKTKETINYILSNIVLYLLKPKSKHVKSYKYLSDLLLKTLQDVGLRYPFPDPYYLALLLLWPSPTQENTEIATYVTAIRNSTRKHLSKLFQKRITGAKLYLGKEEGLKRLISKPNLDKSFLPKMPRDALAQLWWNGDIFKEKEIISRLHRVSGTIEQGELFANYGKLKIPVRPAHIGGIRTGFSTEKVSFYLGFAINGPLAYDIQHVN, from the exons ATGAAACGCTCAACAACAAAGCCACCACCTGAAATTGAAAAATGGACGAAAGAAGATGTCCACCAGTGGTTGATGACACAGGTCAAGGTTCATGAGTCTTGTGCAGACCGGTTCTTTGAAGAAGAAGTGTCTGGAGATATTTTAGTTGTCTTTGAGAAGACAGACATATTAGAATTGGGAATAAAACACGGGCCTGCTGTCAAAATTACATCTTATCTAGAAAGGTTGAAGGAAGGATCACAACATGCGTCACAGTTCCCAGCATACTTGGAAAACTGGACAAAAGAACAGGTGAACCAGTGGTTACTACAGCATGTGAAGATATACAGCAAATATGCAGAACGCCTCCAAGAGGAAGATGTATCTGGAGATTGCCTTGTTTGCTTTAAGAAACAAGATCTTCTGGAACTGGATGTGAAAAGTGGTCCTGCTGTAAAGATTCTGGCAGAACTACGTCAGTTGTATGAGAAACCAGAGCCGACACTGCAACCCATCCCTCACACCAGCACAGACCAACAAGCAACTCCGAAATCCATTAAACCTGAAGAAAGTCTGGCTAATGCAACTGCAATCCAGCAAGCTGAAGAAATGGTGGGAAGAATGTCTGAAAAGGTTCATCTGCCAGTCAAGAGAACTTCAGAAAAGGAGGAAATTCAGCAAACAAAGGCAGAGGTCTTGGTGTCCAAGAGGAAAGAAACTGTGGCG ATCACTGTTGAGATTCAGAAAACCCTAGACGACCTTTTAAAGGAGGACCTAAAAAGGTTTCATTTCAACTTACAGCAACACACCAATTCCAAGTGCAAACCTATTCCTCGGGGTAAACTGGAAGGCAAGGACACCATGGACACTGCCAAGTTATTGACTGAACACTATGGAAGCAATGAGGCCTTACAGGTCACACTGGAGGTTCTGAAAGAAATCAGTCAATGTGACCTTGCTTGTCATCTGGAAAGGAACATGG GTCAACTGAAGCAGCAGTGTCATTCAAAAGAAGCTCTGAAGAAAGAAGCTAACCAGGGTGACAAACTTAAGAACTTGTTGACTTGTGGTGGGAACTCACTGGACCACTATGacagatttgttgttgttgtaaacaAAAGCAGTCCAGAACAAGTGCAGAACCTCCAGTTTCTGAGTAAGTTGAAATTGTTCTGTGTGTTAGATTATGACCCTGAGTCTGCTGCTAAAGGTGGACTGTGTTATTCATACAGAGAATCAAGAGTAGCCAATCAGCACACCCCATCACAATATCAAGGGCAGACTGAAACAGTGATAAAGAATCTTAACCTCTACAAACAGACCAGTTGGGTCTTCTGCAATGGCAGACATGACCTTGACAGTGACTCAAACAGAAAGTTAGATTATAAGAACTGGCTGAGAAAATCTTGCAGAGATGTAGAGCAgttgatttcattcatttgtaacCCTGAAGTTCTCCTCCAAGGAAGAAGtctcatcatcttcctcctacTTTCCCCTGTGGACACTGAGAAAGACCCAATCTTTGACACCTACAAGTCCTTcttgaaacacacagaggagaaaaacatcATCACTATTTGTGATTCTCAGAGCACGTATGAGAAATGGAGGGAGCTGATACAAGACAAGTGTGACTGTGACATTGACACACAATCCATATATGAGCTGATCCTCACTGAGGTCAATGGGACTGTAATGGCACTTGGGCCTTTCAATCAGTCATCTGAAAGGCTGCTTCCCTCCTCAGACTTCAGTGCTGTTGTTctgaaacagaaagataaagacTTAATGACCGCTTTGGACATTTTATGTCTGAATCATTGTGAAAACATCTATGATGAAAACAATCAAGATTTCTATGACTTCAGAATCAAAGTTGAGGAAGAATTCTACAGAGGAGGTAAAGTCAAATGGTGGAACTTCTACTTCTGtgacaaagacacagaaaagccATTCATCAAAAGGGACAAGTATGAAAATGTGAAGAAGATGATTAGGTCTCAGCGGACATATTCAAAAAATGCATGTGTTCTGCTCAACCTGTTCCACCATCCAGGCTGTGGCGGGACCACCTTAGCGATGCATGTGATGTGGGATCTCCGTCAAGAGTTCAGATGTGCTGTGCTGAAAGACAACACACTGCCAAAAGATGAAGTAGCTATTCAAGTTCTAAAACTCATGCAACTTGAAAGCGAAAAACCATCTCCAGTATTGCTGTTAGTTGATGACTCACAAGAAACCAAGAATCCTTATGATCTTGTCAGCTGCATCCGTAAAGCTGTAGAGGATTTCTCCAACACACATATGGATGATGTGCAAAACTGCAAAGTTATCATCCTTAACTGTGTCCGTTCACATAACCCGAAGGAGCAATATAGACAAGACAATTCTTCACCATGTCAGTTCATTACTGCTTCATTAACATCAGAGGAACAGAAGGAGTTTGAAAAGAAACTTAAAGAGCTCGAAGAAACTCACGAAAAGCCTGAAAACTTTTACAGTTTCATGATCATGAAGAGCAATTTTGACACAGATTATGTAGACGATCTTGCTCGTAACACACTGGAGAGCTTTGATTTTAGCAAAAAAGAAGCCCGACTGTTTGCTTTTCTAGCATTACTGAACACCTTTGTGGCAGAATctgaaatctctctctctctgtgtgaggaTTTTCTTGGGTTGAAGGTGATACGTTGGAGGGAGGACAGTGTACTGGACAGAATGACACCCTATTCAAACTTCCTCATCATAGACACAGATGAAGAGTGGGGCGGATACAAAGGTGTCCGAATCCTTCATCACACCATAGCATGGGCCTGTCTGAAAGAGTTGGAGAGAAGCCGCTATTTAAAAGTAAGTGATATCTCTATGGAGATTCTTCACTGTGATCTGTTCTTCAGTGCTAGAGTTGTCAAAGACAGATTCATGCAGTCAATTCAACGAATGTTAATTGAAAGGCAGCGCAAGAAAGACGGAGATGAGAGAGAACTATTTTCTCCTTTCATAGAGAAAATCCACAGCCAGCAAGGGAGGCAAACTGTCCAAGAAATATTTGTGAGAGCATCATCCAGGTTTGAAACAAGTGCATCTATTCCACAGGCACTGGCAAGATATCTGTACATCAATGAGCGTGACTTCCCAGAGGCTCTGAAGTGGGCAGATAAGGCCATGAAGATCAAGCAAAACTCATACACATTTGACACAATTGGACAGGTGTACAAAAGCAATTTAAAATCCAACATCCAGAGAGAAAAGCAAGAGGCAACACATAACCCAGAAgatttaaacacaaacattaaaatcgCAGATAATGCTATCAGAGCATTTAAAAGGGCTCAAGAGCTGGCAAGCACAGATGATGAACCTGAGGAAGAGGTGCCTGATGATGAATCAGATGACTATCCCAGAAAGTCATATAATGTTTATGGCTATGTGGGTGTGCTGGAAATTGCTTTCCTGATATTTGAGATTTTGGGCCGTTTGCCATTCTTTGAGGAGAGTGGTCCAATGAAGAAGAAGTACTTGCAGAGTTTTCTGAAGAAATCGATCCCAATCACCAGCGTCCATAAGACTGACAATGAGATCAACAACAGATACGTGGAGATCATCAAGGAACATGAGCCGTTCATCGTCAATTTAAAACCTCaagtaaaagaaacatttgaacTGCTTGACTGTTACTTCACGTACACAAAAGGGAACAATTCAGAATTTGATTCAAAGAATCGTTGGACCGTCTgtgctctttttaaaaagtatgtgAATCTTTTTTGCACTACACCAGAGGGAATCAAAACAGAACGACAAAACAATCCCAATCTCAATTTGAAAATGGATATCGAAGAACGAAGATTGTTTCTTGAGATGAACCAAGCAGATACATTCGTAGGGGTCCTTCAGCATTTAGACAAACCTGCTGAAGAGATTGAGAGAGTCACAGAATGCTATGCATTcttgcaacaacaacaacaacagcagcattttattcacaaaaagacaaaggaaaCAATCAATTACATTTTGTCAAACATCGTTCTTTaccttttgaaaccaaaatcTAAACATGTGAAGAGCTACAAATACCTCTCTGATCTCCTTTTGAAAACTCTGCAAGATGTAGGACTTAGGTATCCCTTCCCAGACCCATACTACCTGGCTCTGCTGTTACTCTGGCCAAGTCCAACTCAGGAAAACACAGAAATTGCGACATATGTGACTGCAATTCGAAACTCAACCCGCAAACATCTGTCAAAGTTGTTTCAGAAGAGGATCACTGGTGCCAAGCTCTATTTGGGGAAAGAAGAGGGACTCAAGAGGCTTATCTCTAAACCTAACCTGGATAAGAGTTTTCTGCCTAAGATGCCTCGTGACGCTCTGGCACAACTTTGGTGGAATGGGGACAtattcaaagaaaaagaaatcatcaGCCGCCTTCATCGAGTCAGTGGAACCATTGAGCAAGGAGAGTTGTTTGCAAACTATGGAAAACTGAAAATCCCTGTGCGTCCTGCTCATATTGGTGGAATAAGAACTGGTTTCAGCACAGAAAAAGTTTCTTTCTACCTGGGTTTTGCAATTAATGGACCCCTTGCATATGATATTCAGCATGTAAACTAG
- the LOC128362353 gene encoding C-type lectin domain family 7 member A-like, giving the protein MTPEEDPVTDIEAELLWENQPHPPRGDVPNRRPYLDYGEGEPQDQAAPSYSHIHYHSRQLPGRSTGSTGSTGSTGHRVRLTGPKVHLSGERTPEEKVWTFHSLTPLRVEELKPEPGDVGWSWSGGAHSHHLQELGVGDAPQNDHPSPRQQPELRQRKTGKSVSSSCPDGSTHYRRRCYILSSSVASWASAEQTCSQLFNSSLTSVRSRRDMTWLWKFAGRKPFWIGMSGGPGRWMWADGRSVSFSRLRGALPGRSEANVGSDCVLVENPTSWISTSCSAETQHTFICSSPAHTH; this is encoded by the exons ATGACG CCTGAGGAAGACCCAGTCACCGACATCGAGGCAGAGCTGCTGTGGGAGAACCAGCCTCATCCTCCACGAGGCGACGTCCCAAACCGCCGGCCCTACCTGGACTACGGAGAGGGGGAACCACAGGACCAGGCGGCCCCCAGCTACAGCCACATCCACTACCACAGCAGGCAGCTACCAGGGAGGAGCACTGGAAGCACTGgaagcactgggagcactgggcaCAGGGTCAGACTCACAGGACCAAAA GTCCATCTGTCAGGAGAGAGGACGCCTGAGGAGAAGGTCTGGAcg TTCCACAGTCTGACTCCTCTCcgggtggaggagctgaagccAGAGCCGGGTGATGTCGGGTGGAGCTGGTCAGGTGGAGCTCACAGTCATCACCTGCAGGAGCTTGGAGTTGGAGACGCTCCTCAAAACGATCATCCATCTCCCAGACAGCAGCCAGAACTGCGCCAGCGCAAG ACGGGGAAGTCAGTCAGCAGCTCCTGTCCTGATGGTTCGACTCACTACAGGAGACGCTGTTACATCCTCAGCTCGTCTGTGGCCAGCTGGGCCAGCGCTGAGCAAAcctgctcacagct GTTTAACAGCAGTCTGACCAGCGTGCGGTCCAGAAGAGATATGACATGGTTGTGGAAGTTTGCAGGCAGGAAGCCATTTTGGATTG GTATGTCTGGGGGTCCGGGCCGCTGGATGTGGGCTGACGGTCGCTCGGTGTCTTTCTCTAGACTGAGGGGGGCTTTGCCGGGCCGCAGTGAGGCCAACGTCGGCTCCGACTGTGTGCTGGTTGAAAACCCCACAAGCTGGATTTCCACAAGTTGCTCTGCCGAAACCCAACACACATTCATCTGTTCGTCGCCGGCTCACACTCACTGA